A genome region from Piliocolobus tephrosceles isolate RC106 chromosome 8, ASM277652v3, whole genome shotgun sequence includes the following:
- the EPHB6 gene encoding ephrin type-B receptor 6 isoform X1, translating to MATEGAAQLVNRVAGMVCSLWVLLLVSSVLALEEVLLDTTGETSEIGWLTYPPGGWDEVSVLDDQRRLTRTFEACHVAGAPPGTGQDNWLQTHFVERRGAQRAHIRLHFSVRACSSLGVSGGTCRETFTLYYRQAEEPDSPDSVSSWHLKRWTKVDTIAADESFPSSSSSSSSAAWAVGPHGAGQRAGLQLNVKERSFGPLTQRGFYVAFQDTGACLALVAVRLFSYTCPAVLRSFASFPETQASGAGGASLVAAVGTCVAHAEPEEDGVGGQAGGSPPRLHCNGEGKWMVAVGGCLCQPGHQPARGDKACQACPRGLYKASAGNVPCSPCPARSHAPSPAAPVCPCLEGFYRASSDPPGAPCTGPPSAPQELWFEVQGSALMLHWRLPRELGGRGDLLFNVVCKECEGQEPASGGGGTCRRCRDEVHFDPRQRGLTESRVLVGGLRAHVPYILEVQAVNGVSELSPDPPQAAAINVSTSYEVPSAVPVVHQVSRASNSITVSWPQPDQTNGNILDYQLRYYDQAEDESHSFTLTSETNTATVTQLSPGHIYGFQVRARTAAGHGPYGGKVYFQTLPQGELSSQLPERLSLVIGSILGALAFLLLAAITVLAVVFQRKRRGTGYTEQLQQYSSPGLGVKYYIDPSTYEDPCQAIRELAREIDPAYIKIEEVIGTGSFGEVRRGRLQPRGRREQTVAIQALWAGGAESLQMTFLGRAAVLGQFQHPNILRLEGVVTKSRPLMVLTEFMELGPLDSFLRQREGQFSSLQLVAMQRGVAAAMQYLSSFAFVHRSLSAHSVLVNSHLVCKVARLGHSPQGPSCLLRWAAPEVIAHGKHTASSDVWSFGILMWEVMSYGERPYWDMSEQEVLNAIEQEFRLPPPPGCPPGLHLLMLDTWQKDRARRPHFDQLVAAFDKMIRKPDMLQAGGDPGERPSQALLTPVALDFPCLDSPQAWLSAIGLECYQDNFSKFGLCTFSDVAQLSLEDLPALGITLAGHQKKLLHHIQLLQQHLRQQGSVEV from the exons ATGGCTACTGAAGGGGCTGCTCAGTTAGTGAACAGAGTGGCGGGCATGGTTTGTAGCCTATGGGTGCTGCTCCTGGTGTCTTCAGTTCTGGCTCTGGAAG AGGTATTGCTGGACACCACCGGAGAGACATCTGAGATTGGCTGGCTCACCTACCCACCAGGGGGG TGGGATGAAGTGAGTGTTCTGGACGACCAGCGACGACTGACTCGGACCTTTGAGGCATGTCATGTGGCAGGGGCCCCTCCAGGCACCGGGCAGGACAATTGGTTGCAGACACACTTTGTGGAGCGGCGCGGGGCCCAGAGGGCACACATTCGACTCCACTTCTCTGTGCGGgcgtgctccagcctgggcgtgaGCGGCGGCACCTGCCGGGAGACCTTCACCCTTTACTACCGCCAGGCTGAAGAGCCCGACAGCCCCGACAGCGTTTCCTCCTGGCACCTCAAACGCTGGACCAAGGTGGACACCATTGCAGCAGACGAGagctttccctcctcctcctcctcttcttcctctgcaGCGTGGGCTGTGGGACCCCACGGGGCTGGGCAGCGGGCTGGACTGCAGCTGAACGTCAAAGAGCGGAGCTTTGGGCCTCTCACCCAACGTGGCTTCTACGTGGCCTTCCAGGACACGGGGGCCTGCCTGGCCCTGGTAGCTGTCAGGCTCTTCTCCTACACCTGCCCTGCCGTGCTCCGATCCTTTGCCTCCTTTCCAGAGACGCAGGCCAGTGGGGCTGGGGGGGCCTCCCTGGTGGCAGCTGTGGGCACCTGTGTGGCTCATGCAGAGCCAGAGGAGGATGGAGTAGGGGGCCAGGCAGGAGGCAGCCCCCCGAGGCTGCACTGCAACGGGGAGGGCAAGTGGATGGTAGCTGTCGGGGGCTGCCTGTGCCAGCCTGGACACCAACCAGCACGAGGAGACAAGGCCTGCCAAG CCTGCCCACGGGGGCTCTATAAGGCTTCTGCTGGGAATGTTCCCTGCTCACCATGCCCTGCCCGCAGCCACGCTCCCAGTCCAGCAGCTCCCGTTTGCCCCTGCCTGGAGGGCTTCTATCGGGCCAGTTCCGACCCACCAGGGGCCCCCTGCACTG GTCCTCCATCGGCTCCCCAGGAGCTTTGGTTTGAGGTGCAAGGCTCAGCACTCATGCTACACTGGCGCCTGCCTCGGGAGCTGGGGGGTCGAGGGGACCTGCTCTTCAACGTCGTGTGCAAGGAGTGTGAAGGCCAGGAGCCTGCCAGCGGTGGTGGGGGCACTTGTCGCCGCTGCAGGGATGAGGTCCACTTTGACCCTCGCCAGAGAGGCCTGACTGAGAGTCGAGTGTTAGTGGGGGGCCTCCGAGCACATGTACCCTACATCTTAGAGGTGCAGGCTGTCAATGGGGTGTCTGAGCTCAGCCCTGACCCTCCTCAGGCTGCAGCTATCAATGTCAGCACCAGCTATGAAG TGCCCTCTGCAGTCCCTGTGGTACACCAGGTGAGCCGGGCATCCAACAGCATCACAGTGTCCTGGCCGCAGCCCGACCAGACCAATGGGAACATCCTGGACTATCAGCTCCGCTACTATGACCAG GCAGAAGACGAATCCCACTCCTTCACCCTGACCAGCGAGACCAACACTGCCACCGTGACACAGCTGAGCCCTGGCCACATCTATGGTTTCCAGGTGCGGGCCCGGACTGCTGCCGGCCACGGCCCCTACGGGGGCAAAGTCTATTTCCAGACGCTTCCTCAAG GGGAGCTGTCCTCCCAGCTTCCGGAGAGACTCTCCTTGGTGATTGGCTCCATCCTGGGGGCCTTGGCCTTCCTCCTGCTAGCAGCCATCACCGTGCTGGCGGTCGTCTTCCAGCG GAAGCGGCGTGGGACTGGCTATACGGAGCAGCTGCAGCAATACAGCAGCCCAG GACTTGGGGTGAAGTATTACATCGACCCCTCCACCTACGAGGACCCCTGCCAGGCCATCCGAGAACTTGCCCGGGAGATCGATCCTGCCTATATCAAGATTGAGGAGGTCATTGGGACAG GCTCTTTTGGTGAAGTGCGCCGGGGCCGCCTGCAGCCACGGGGACGGAGGGAGCAGACTGTGGCCATCCAGGCCCTGTGGGCTGGGGGCGCCGAAAGCCTGCAGATGACCTTCCTGGGCCGGGCTGCGGTGCTGGGTCAGTTCCAGCACCCCAACATCCTGCGGCTGGAGGGTGTGGTCACCAAGAGCCGACCCCTCATGGTGTTGACGGAGTTCATGGAGCTTGGTCCCCTGGACAGCTTCCTCAGG CAGCGGGAGGGCCAGTTCAGCAGCCTGCAGCTGGTGGCCATGCAGCGGGGAGTGGCTGCTGCCATGCAGTACCTGTCCAGCTTTGCCTTCGTCCATCGCTCGCTCTCTGCCCACAGCGTGCTGGTCAATAGCCACTTGGTGTGCAAGGTGGCCCGTCTTGGCCACAGTCCGCAG GGCCCAAGTTGTTTGCTTCGCTGGGCAGCCCCAGAGGTCATTGCACATGGAAAGCATACAGCATCTAGTGATGTCTGGAGCTTTGGGATACTCATGTGGGAAGTGATGAGTTATGGAGAACGACCTTACTGGGACATGAGTGAACAGGAG GTACTAAATGCAATAGAGCAGGAGTTCCGGCTGCCCCCACCTCCGGGCTGTCCTCCTGGATTACATCTACTTATGTTGGACACTTGGCAGAAGGATCGTGCCCGGAGGCCTCATTTTGACCAGCTGGTGGCTGCATTTGATAAGATGATCCGCAAGCCGGATATGCTGCAGGCTGGCGGAGACCCAGGGGAAAG GCCTTCCCAGGCCCTTCTGACCCCTGTGGCCCTGGACTTTCCTTGTCTGGACTCACCCCAGGCCTGGCTTTCAGCCATTGGACTGGAGTGCTACCAGGACAACTTCTCCAAGTTTGGCCTCTGTACCTTCAGTGATGTGGCTCAGCTCAGCCTGGA AGACCTGCCTGCCCTGGGCATCACCCTGGCTGGCCACCAGAAGAAGCTGCTGCACCACATCCAGCTCCTTCAGCAACACCTGAGGCAGCAGGGCTCAGTGGAGGTCTGA
- the EPHB6 gene encoding ephrin type-B receptor 6 isoform X2 encodes MATEGAAQLVNRVAGMVCSLWVLLLVSSVLALEEVLLDTTGETSEIGWLTYPPGGWDEVSVLDDQRRLTRTFEACHVAGAPPGTGQDNWLQTHFVERRGAQRAHIRLHFSVRACSSLGVSGGTCRETFTLYYRQAEEPDSPDSVSSWHLKRWTKVDTIAADESFPSSSSSSSSAAWAVGPHGAGQRAGLQLNVKERSFGPLTQRGFYVAFQDTGACLALVAVRLFSYTCPAVLRSFASFPETQASGAGGASLVAAVGTCVAHAEPEEDGVGGQAGGSPPRLHCNGEGKWMVAVGGCLCQPGHQPARGDKACQACPRGLYKASAGNVPCSPCPARSHAPSPAAPVCPCLEGFYRASSDPPGAPCTGPPSAPQELWFEVQGSALMLHWRLPRELGGRGDLLFNVVCKECEGQEPASGGGGTCRRCRDEVHFDPRQRGLTESRVLVGGLRAHVPYILEVQAVNGVSELSPDPPQAAAINVSTSYEVPSAVPVVHQVSRASNSITVSWPQPDQTNGNILDYQLRYYDQVRARTAAGHGPYGGKVYFQTLPQGELSSQLPERLSLVIGSILGALAFLLLAAITVLAVVFQRKRRGTGYTEQLQQYSSPGLGVKYYIDPSTYEDPCQAIRELAREIDPAYIKIEEVIGTGSFGEVRRGRLQPRGRREQTVAIQALWAGGAESLQMTFLGRAAVLGQFQHPNILRLEGVVTKSRPLMVLTEFMELGPLDSFLRQREGQFSSLQLVAMQRGVAAAMQYLSSFAFVHRSLSAHSVLVNSHLVCKVARLGHSPQGPSCLLRWAAPEVIAHGKHTASSDVWSFGILMWEVMSYGERPYWDMSEQEVLNAIEQEFRLPPPPGCPPGLHLLMLDTWQKDRARRPHFDQLVAAFDKMIRKPDMLQAGGDPGERPSQALLTPVALDFPCLDSPQAWLSAIGLECYQDNFSKFGLCTFSDVAQLSLEDLPALGITLAGHQKKLLHHIQLLQQHLRQQGSVEV; translated from the exons ATGGCTACTGAAGGGGCTGCTCAGTTAGTGAACAGAGTGGCGGGCATGGTTTGTAGCCTATGGGTGCTGCTCCTGGTGTCTTCAGTTCTGGCTCTGGAAG AGGTATTGCTGGACACCACCGGAGAGACATCTGAGATTGGCTGGCTCACCTACCCACCAGGGGGG TGGGATGAAGTGAGTGTTCTGGACGACCAGCGACGACTGACTCGGACCTTTGAGGCATGTCATGTGGCAGGGGCCCCTCCAGGCACCGGGCAGGACAATTGGTTGCAGACACACTTTGTGGAGCGGCGCGGGGCCCAGAGGGCACACATTCGACTCCACTTCTCTGTGCGGgcgtgctccagcctgggcgtgaGCGGCGGCACCTGCCGGGAGACCTTCACCCTTTACTACCGCCAGGCTGAAGAGCCCGACAGCCCCGACAGCGTTTCCTCCTGGCACCTCAAACGCTGGACCAAGGTGGACACCATTGCAGCAGACGAGagctttccctcctcctcctcctcttcttcctctgcaGCGTGGGCTGTGGGACCCCACGGGGCTGGGCAGCGGGCTGGACTGCAGCTGAACGTCAAAGAGCGGAGCTTTGGGCCTCTCACCCAACGTGGCTTCTACGTGGCCTTCCAGGACACGGGGGCCTGCCTGGCCCTGGTAGCTGTCAGGCTCTTCTCCTACACCTGCCCTGCCGTGCTCCGATCCTTTGCCTCCTTTCCAGAGACGCAGGCCAGTGGGGCTGGGGGGGCCTCCCTGGTGGCAGCTGTGGGCACCTGTGTGGCTCATGCAGAGCCAGAGGAGGATGGAGTAGGGGGCCAGGCAGGAGGCAGCCCCCCGAGGCTGCACTGCAACGGGGAGGGCAAGTGGATGGTAGCTGTCGGGGGCTGCCTGTGCCAGCCTGGACACCAACCAGCACGAGGAGACAAGGCCTGCCAAG CCTGCCCACGGGGGCTCTATAAGGCTTCTGCTGGGAATGTTCCCTGCTCACCATGCCCTGCCCGCAGCCACGCTCCCAGTCCAGCAGCTCCCGTTTGCCCCTGCCTGGAGGGCTTCTATCGGGCCAGTTCCGACCCACCAGGGGCCCCCTGCACTG GTCCTCCATCGGCTCCCCAGGAGCTTTGGTTTGAGGTGCAAGGCTCAGCACTCATGCTACACTGGCGCCTGCCTCGGGAGCTGGGGGGTCGAGGGGACCTGCTCTTCAACGTCGTGTGCAAGGAGTGTGAAGGCCAGGAGCCTGCCAGCGGTGGTGGGGGCACTTGTCGCCGCTGCAGGGATGAGGTCCACTTTGACCCTCGCCAGAGAGGCCTGACTGAGAGTCGAGTGTTAGTGGGGGGCCTCCGAGCACATGTACCCTACATCTTAGAGGTGCAGGCTGTCAATGGGGTGTCTGAGCTCAGCCCTGACCCTCCTCAGGCTGCAGCTATCAATGTCAGCACCAGCTATGAAG TGCCCTCTGCAGTCCCTGTGGTACACCAGGTGAGCCGGGCATCCAACAGCATCACAGTGTCCTGGCCGCAGCCCGACCAGACCAATGGGAACATCCTGGACTATCAGCTCCGCTACTATGACCAG GTGCGGGCCCGGACTGCTGCCGGCCACGGCCCCTACGGGGGCAAAGTCTATTTCCAGACGCTTCCTCAAG GGGAGCTGTCCTCCCAGCTTCCGGAGAGACTCTCCTTGGTGATTGGCTCCATCCTGGGGGCCTTGGCCTTCCTCCTGCTAGCAGCCATCACCGTGCTGGCGGTCGTCTTCCAGCG GAAGCGGCGTGGGACTGGCTATACGGAGCAGCTGCAGCAATACAGCAGCCCAG GACTTGGGGTGAAGTATTACATCGACCCCTCCACCTACGAGGACCCCTGCCAGGCCATCCGAGAACTTGCCCGGGAGATCGATCCTGCCTATATCAAGATTGAGGAGGTCATTGGGACAG GCTCTTTTGGTGAAGTGCGCCGGGGCCGCCTGCAGCCACGGGGACGGAGGGAGCAGACTGTGGCCATCCAGGCCCTGTGGGCTGGGGGCGCCGAAAGCCTGCAGATGACCTTCCTGGGCCGGGCTGCGGTGCTGGGTCAGTTCCAGCACCCCAACATCCTGCGGCTGGAGGGTGTGGTCACCAAGAGCCGACCCCTCATGGTGTTGACGGAGTTCATGGAGCTTGGTCCCCTGGACAGCTTCCTCAGG CAGCGGGAGGGCCAGTTCAGCAGCCTGCAGCTGGTGGCCATGCAGCGGGGAGTGGCTGCTGCCATGCAGTACCTGTCCAGCTTTGCCTTCGTCCATCGCTCGCTCTCTGCCCACAGCGTGCTGGTCAATAGCCACTTGGTGTGCAAGGTGGCCCGTCTTGGCCACAGTCCGCAG GGCCCAAGTTGTTTGCTTCGCTGGGCAGCCCCAGAGGTCATTGCACATGGAAAGCATACAGCATCTAGTGATGTCTGGAGCTTTGGGATACTCATGTGGGAAGTGATGAGTTATGGAGAACGACCTTACTGGGACATGAGTGAACAGGAG GTACTAAATGCAATAGAGCAGGAGTTCCGGCTGCCCCCACCTCCGGGCTGTCCTCCTGGATTACATCTACTTATGTTGGACACTTGGCAGAAGGATCGTGCCCGGAGGCCTCATTTTGACCAGCTGGTGGCTGCATTTGATAAGATGATCCGCAAGCCGGATATGCTGCAGGCTGGCGGAGACCCAGGGGAAAG GCCTTCCCAGGCCCTTCTGACCCCTGTGGCCCTGGACTTTCCTTGTCTGGACTCACCCCAGGCCTGGCTTTCAGCCATTGGACTGGAGTGCTACCAGGACAACTTCTCCAAGTTTGGCCTCTGTACCTTCAGTGATGTGGCTCAGCTCAGCCTGGA AGACCTGCCTGCCCTGGGCATCACCCTGGCTGGCCACCAGAAGAAGCTGCTGCACCACATCCAGCTCCTTCAGCAACACCTGAGGCAGCAGGGCTCAGTGGAGGTCTGA
- the TRPV6 gene encoding transient receptor potential cation channel subfamily V member 6: MGLSLPKEKGLILCLWSKFCRWFQRRESWAQSRDEQNLLQQKRIWESPLLLAAKENDVQALNKLLKYEDCEVHQRGAMGETALHIAALYDNLEAAMVLMEAAPELVFEPMTSELYEGQTALHIAVVNQNVNLVRALLARRASVSARATGTTFRRSPHNLIYFGEHPLSFAACVNSEEIVRLLIEHGADIRAQDSLGNTVLHILILQPNKTFACQMYNLLLSYDRHGDHLQPLDLVPNHQGLTPFKLAGVEGNTVMFQHLMQKRKHTQWTYGPLTSTLYDLTEIDSSGDEQSLLELIITTKKREARQILDQTPVKELVSLKWKRYGRPYFCMLGAIYLLYIICFTMCCIYRPLKPRTNNRTSPRDNTLLEQKLLQEAYVTPKDDIRLVGELVTVIGAIIILLVEIPDIFRMGVTRFFGQTILGGPFHVLIITYAFMVLVTMVMRLISASGEVVPMSFALVLGWCNVMYFARGFQMLGPFTIMIQKMIFGDLMRFCWLMAVVILGFASAFYIIFQTEDPEELGHFYNYPMALFSTFELFLTIIDGPANYNVDLPFMYSITYAAFAIIATLLMLNLLIAMMGDTHWRVAHERDELWRAQIVATTVMLERKLPRCLWPRSGICGREYGLGDRWFLRVEDRQDLNRQRIQRYAQAFHTQGSEDLDKDSVEKLELGCPFSPHLSLPTPSVSRSTSRSSANWERLRQGTLRRDLRGIINRGLEDGEGWEYQI, encoded by the exons GATCTGGGAGTCTCCTCTCCTTCTAGCTGCCAAAGAGAATGATGTCCAGGCCCTGAACAAGTTGCTCAAGTATGAGGACTGCGAGGTGCACCAGAGAG GAGCCATGGGGGAAACGGCGCTACACATAGCAGCCCTCTATGACAACCTGGAGGCCGCCATGGTGCTGATGGAGGCTGCCCCGGAGCTGGTCTTTGAGCCCATGACATCTGAGCTCTATGAGG GTCAGACTGCACTGCACATCGCTGTTGTGAACCAGAACGTGAACCTGGTGCGAGCCTTGCTTGCCCGCAGGGCCAGTGTCTCTGCCAGAGCCACAGGCACTACCTTCCGCCGTAGTCCCCACAACCTCATCTACTTTG GGGAGCACCCTTTGTCCTTTGCTGCCTGTGTGAACAGCGAGGAGATCGTGCGGCTGCTCATTGAGCATGGAGCCGACATCCGGGCCCAGGACTCCCTAG GAAACACAGTGTTACACATCCTCATCCTCCAGCCCAACAAAACCTTTGCCTGCCAGATGTACAACCTGCTGCTGTCCTACGACAGACATGGGGACCACCTGCAGCCCCTGGACCTTGTGCCCAATCACCAGGGTCTCACCCCCTTCAAGCTGGCTGGAGTGGAGGGTAACACTGTG ATGTTCCAGCACCTGATGCAGAAGCGGAAGCACACCCAGTGGACATATGGACCACTGACCTCGACTCTATATGACCTCACGGAGATCGACTCCTCAGGGGATGAGCAGTCCCTGCTGGAACTTATCATCACCACCAAGAAGCGGGAG GCTCGCCAGATCTTGGACCAGACACCAGTGAAGGAGCTGGTGAGCCTCAAGTGGAAGCGGTACGGGCGGCCGTACTTCTGCATGCTGGGTGCCATATACTTGCTGTACATCATCTGCTTCACCATGTGCTGCATCTACCGCCCCCTCAAGCCCAGGACCAATAACCGCACGAGCCCCCGGGACAACACACTCTTAGAGCAGAAGCTACTTCAG GAAGCCTATGTGACCCCTAAGGATGACATCCGGCTGGTGGGGGAGCTGGTGACTGTCATTGGGGCTATCATCATCCTGCTGGTAGAG ATTCCAGACATCTTCAGAATGGGGGTCACTCGCTTCTTTGGACAGACCATCCTTGGGGGCCCATTCCATGTCCTCAT CATCACCTATGCCTTCATGGTGCTGGTGACCATGGTGATGCGGCTCATCAGTGCCAGCGGGGAGGTGGTACCCATGTCCTTTGCACTCGTGCTGGGCTGGTGCAACGTCATGTACTTCGCCCGAGGATTCCAGATGCTAGGCCCCTTCACCATCATGATCCAGAAG ATGATTTTTGGCGATCTGATGCGATTCTGCTGGCTGATGGCTGTGGTCATCCTGGGCTTTGCTTCAG CCTTCTATATCATCTTCCAGACAGAGGATCCCGAAGAGCTGGGCCACTTTTACAACTACCCCATGGCCCTGTTCAGCACCTTCGAGCTATTCCTTACCATCATCGATGGCCCAGCCAACTACAACGTGGACCTGCCCTTCATGTACAGCATCACCTACGCTGCCTTCGCCATCATCGCCACGCTGCTCATGCTCAACCTCCTCATTGCCATGATGGGCGACACTCACTGGCGAGTGGCCCATGAGCGGGATGAGCTGTGGAGGGCCCAG ATCGTGGCCACCACGGTGATGCTGGAGCGGAAGCTGCCTCGCTGCCTGTGGCCTCGCTCTGGGATCTGCGGACGGGAGTATGGCCTGGGGGACCGCTGGTTCCTGCG GGTGGAAGACAGGCAGGATCTCAACAGGCAGCGGATCCAACGCTACGCACAGGCCTTCCACACCCAGGGCTCTGAGGATTTGGACAAAGACTCAGTGGAAAAACTAGAGCTGGGCTGTCCCTTCAGCCCCCACCTATCCCTTCCTACCCCCTCAGTGTCTCGAAGTACCTCCCGCAGCAGTGCCAATTGGGAAAGGCTTCGGCAGGGGACCCTGAGGAGAGACCTGCGCGGGATAATCAACAGGGGTCTGGAGGACGGGGAGGGCTGGGAATACCAGATTTGA